From Campylobacter concisus, a single genomic window includes:
- a CDS encoding response regulator transcription factor, producing the protein MIRILLIEDDEQLAKLLARMLRLEEIETTMAYNPLDGLNILEKGLKYDALVLDLSLPDMDGLDVCKLVRNTHPTLPIIISSARSEILDKVKGFKLGADDYLAKPYEPIELAFRIKAILRRGIKEQESKKIFSIDKDKHIIKKDGEQVFLAHAEYDIFVFLFEKEGYVISR; encoded by the coding sequence ATGATAAGAATTTTATTGATAGAAGATGACGAGCAGTTAGCAAAACTACTTGCACGAATGCTTAGGCTTGAAGAGATAGAAACAACTATGGCATATAACCCACTTGATGGGCTAAATATCCTAGAAAAAGGACTAAAATATGATGCTTTGGTACTTGATTTGTCCTTGCCTGATATGGATGGGCTTGATGTTTGTAAGCTAGTTAGAAATACTCATCCAACGCTTCCTATTATCATTTCCTCAGCTAGATCTGAAATTTTAGATAAAGTAAAAGGCTTTAAGCTTGGTGCAGATGATTACTTAGCAAAACCTTATGAACCTATTGAGCTTGCTTTTAGGATCAAAGCGATACTTAGAAGAGGTATAAAAGAGCAGGAATCAAAGAAAATTTTTAGTATAGACAAAGACAAACACATTATTAAAAAAGATGGCGAGCAGGTATTTTTAGCTCATGCAGAGTATGATATATTTGTCTTTTTGTTTGAAAAAGAGGGCTATGTCATATCAAGATAG
- a CDS encoding winged helix-turn-helix domain-containing protein, with amino-acid sequence MDSVKFQSGLKSIDVIVGRIRQKIGDNPKNPRFIHSVRGVGYKFINA; translated from the coding sequence ATAGACTCAGTTAAATTTCAAAGCGGGTTAAAGAGCATAGATGTCATTGTCGGTCGTATAAGACAAAAGATAGGTGACAACCCTAAAAACCCACGATTTATCCATTCTGTGCGCGGCGTAGGGTATAAATTCATCAATGCCTAA